One genomic window of Hippocampus zosterae strain Florida chromosome 12, ASM2543408v3, whole genome shotgun sequence includes the following:
- the mphosph8 gene encoding M-phase phosphoprotein 8 isoform X2, which produces MVIANHFIVKVSLLARSVLVVIFKDETAIPTGHILDAFVTFPSTSKVFIITSTIPGDRDVRARLKKVDKKQACTTVVAKRSFDERSPRDGIFMSHFLNGPQENRTASVNENLQKDAPESEGSSGQGPETLFESPFLNGPKEGKTASGNENLQKDVPESEGSSGQGPETLESEGPKDGHSDRTAGGRDRDQAGETVEPDGHEETTDSASISSKETITDDGKAPKSCQRKTTKAKEPTRSSKRMCRKVVRPESSVDEEEEKEKEACKKHFCFYCQMPFSHLEKHLEKKHGKETDVSHAIHFPKGSKVRQTLLDQIRDNGNYEQRAKTLQKGGDEDVVTQTEVKTAKICVRDFLPCQHCFTFYRKTDLWRHEHSCKARKADDKSSEIPNVKTAEESPTSLLLPRSEFLTDGCREIIHTMHQDDIARHIVHDPLICKFGSTLLAKYGHDKSQFAYIGQKMRQLGRFMIAINELDGSVRYLHQLCLPSRFELAVEGAKKASGFDPTCSRFKTFSLVSKIGYSLKRAAEIAFGESRMTEDTLTEGEVRAFIQLLDTKWSERFSRRSLAPPTSKTEVDSSGVTEDLIKLHRFIADEGDEARRELRHNPSVANWKKLSEATLADVCLFNRTRVGNIGRLLLQTYASKKLWGAFVPSADQIKKCTKLELEVCGHFTRVELEGQFGRNMLVLLTENMTLSLDLLVENRQDAGVSRSNPYLFARTEGHSFIRGLDCFRRAALECGVRNPEALLSPALREQIACCWQLMSLRRGQLERVAGLLGKSSQECFALSTNASLLEEASKHLLQLDRTPRTIPANVVGNGMPPKAAPKRRPWSECEQAAVKHRMSDFIRRMKVPGKKDCNACIAAEADLAGRSWTDVKNYVHNSIQTMRRRSKQHKEAGKGRASKPKKRIEEVQRRRSDDASAGCSLSSGLPDHLRESSNCCMAPPPQEPNPYAPEMPLSYMSLCSPNANLIHASQPLMSTLTPLNATDTQVVPTFTPLSTTSALMSPVYASETDSIHPMAPPYSPNTSNMPGPVYADPLNPPMLPAFDVPSTSMLPTFTTLNSPSSPMVPAFSPAFSSTFSDRSEMMVSSFTALNPSTVPSYPTSQPRTSMSAQVVPTVHGGGIPDEAAPTSSVQQKSSRKQTPSTTKPQKRHKRLWSTEEQAAVRRQFGDLCKLAKVPGKKDCDSCLAAEPALNSRTWREVKYFVHNNIQSMKRRGLMAAPPKVTEERKQELETTASNAECDGPVYLSL; this is translated from the exons atggtTATTGCCAATCATTTCATTGTCAAAGTTTCACTTTTGGCAAGATCAGTTCTGGTTGTGATTTTTAAGGACGAAACAGCAATTCCCACAGGACATATTTTGGATGCATTTGTCACTTTTCCATCAACTTCCAAGGTTTTTATCATCACTTCGACAATTCCAG GCGACCGTGATGTCCGAGCAAGACTCAAGAAAGTGGACAAGAAGCAG GCTTGTACGACAGTGGTTGCGAAGAGGTCGTTTGACGAGAGGAGTCCAAGGGATGGGATTTTTATGTCTCACTTTTTAAATGGACCACAAGAGAACAGGACTGCCAGCGTGAATGAAAACCTCCAGAAAGATGCGCCGGAATCTGAAGGCAGTTCGGGTCAAGGACCAGAAACTCTTTTTGAGTCACCCTTTTTAAATGGACCAAAAGAGGGCAAGACTGCCAGCGGGAATGAAAACCTCCAGAAAGATGTGCCGGAATCTGAGGGCAGTTCGGGTCAAGGACCGGAAACTCTTGAGTCCGAGGGCCCAAAAGACGGCCATTCGGACCGAACGGCAGGCGGGAGGGACCGCGACCAAGCGGGAGAAACTGTCGAACCTGACGGGCATGAGGAGACAACCGATTCAGCCTCAATTTCATCCAAGGAGACGATAACAGACGACGGCAAAGCGCCCAAATCCTGCCAGAGGAAAACCACCAAAGCGAAAGAGCCGACCCGTTCCAGTAAACGCATGTGCAGGAAGGTTGTCCGTCCCGAATCCAGCGTcgacgaggaagaggaaaaggaaaaggaagcGTGTAAAAAGCACTTTTGTTTCTACTGCCAAATGCCTTTCAGCCATTTGGAGAAGCACTTGGAGAAGAAACACGGCAAGGAAACGGACGTGTCCCACGCCATTCACTTCCCCAAAGGCTCCAAAGTCAGACAGACCTTGCTGGATCAAATCCGCGACAACGGCAATTACGAGCAACGTGCCAAAACTCTCCAAAAAGGAGGAGACGAGGACGTTGTCACGCAGACAGAGGTGAAGACCGCTAAAATATGCGTCCGGGACTTTCTCCCTTGCCAGCACTGCTTCACCTTTTACCGCAAAACCGACCTGTGGCGTCACGAGCACTCTTGCAAAGCCAGAAAGGCGGATGACAAATCTTCCGAAATTCCAAACGTGAAAACGGCGGAGGAGAGCCCCACCTCCCTGCTACTGCCCAGGTCGGAATTCTTGACGGACGGCTGCAGGGAGATCATCCACACCATGCACCAGGACGACATCGCCCGCCACATTGTCCATGACCCGCTGATTTGCAAATTCGGCAGCACCTTATTAGCAAAATATGGCCACGACAAGTCTCAGTTTGCCTACATCGGACAGAAGATGCGACAGCTGGGCCGCTTCATGATCGCCATCAACGAGCTGGACGGCAGCGTGCGCTACCTGCATCAACTCTGCCTCCCATCCAGGTTCGAGTTGGCGGTGGAGGGCGCCAAAAAAGCAAGCGGCTTTGATCCCACTTGCAGCCGGTTCAAAACCTTTTCTTTGGTCTCCAAAATCGGCTACTCCTTGAAACGGGCCGCCGAGATAGCCTTCGGCGAGAGTCGCATGACCGAAGACACGCTGACGGAGGGCGAGGTGAGGGCCTTCATACAGTTACTAGATACGAAATGGAGCGAACGCTTTTCCCGCAGGTCCTTGGCGCCCCCGACCTCCAAAACGGAGGTAGACTCATCCGGCGTGACCGAGGACCTGATCAAACTCCATCGGTTCATCGCCGATGAGGGCGATGAAGCCAGACGGGAGCTGAGGCACAATCCCAGCGTGGCAAACTGGAAGAAGCTTAGCGAAGCCACGCTGGCCGACGTTTGCCTTTTCAACCGGACGCGTGTCGGTAACATCGGCCGGCTTCTCTTGCAAACGTACGCCAGCAAAAAGCTCTGGGGCGCTTTCGTGCCCTCGGCCGATCAAATCAAGAAATGCACCAAACTGGAACTCGAGGTCTGCGGCCACTTCACTCGTGTGGAACTGGAAGGCCAGTTCGGCAGGAACATGCTTGTCCTGCTCACCGAAAATATGACTTTGTCCCTGGATCTGCTGGTGGAAAACCGCCAAGATGCCGGGGTGTCCAGAAGCAACCCGTACCTCTTCGCCCGAACCGAAGGACACTCCTTCATCCGAGGGCTGGACTGCTTCCGAAGGGCGGCGCTGGAATGCGGCGTGAGGAACCCCGAAGCACTTTTGTCACCGGCGCTCAGGGAGCAAATCGCCTGCTGCTGGCAACTAATGAGCCTCCGCCGGGGCCAGTTGGAGCGAGTGGCCGGGCTGCTCGGAAAGAGCAGCCAGGAGTGCTTCGCCTTGTCCACAAATGCGTCGCTATTGGAGGAGGCCAGTAAACACTTGCTCCAGTTGGACCGCACGCCACGGACGATTCCAGCCAACGTGGTCGGCAACG gaatgccACCCAAAGCCGCCCCGAAGAGGCGACCGTGGAGCGAATGCGAGCAGGCCGCCGTCAAACACCGCATGAGCGATTTTATAAGAAGGATGAAGGTTCCCGGCAAGAAGGACTGTAACGCCTGCATCGCCGCCGAAGCCGATCTCGCCGGCAGATCTTGGACCGATGTGAAAAACTACGTGCACAACAGCATCCAGACCATGCGTCGGCGTAGTAAGCAGCACAAGGAGGCGGGGAAAGGCAGAGCCTCAAAGCCAAAGAAACGGATCGAGGAAGTCCAAAGGAGACGTTCGGATGACGCGTCGGCGGGTTGTAGCTTGTCATCGGGGCTTCCGGACCACTTGAGAGAGAGTTCCAATTGTTGCatggcgccgccgccgcaggaACCAAATCCATACGCCCCAGAGATGCCTTTAAGCTACATGTCCTTGTGTTCTCCTAACGCGAATCTGATCCACGCCAGTCAGCCGCTGATGTCCACGCTCACGCCACTGAACGCCACAGATACTCAAGTGGTGCCCACGTTCACGCCGCTCAGCACCACCAGCGCACTCATGTCGCCCGTATACGCTTCGGAAACCGATAGTATCCATCCGATGGCTCCTCCTTATTCGCCAAATACCTCAAATATGCCTGGCCCGGTCTACGCTGACCCTTTAAACCCCCCGATGCTTCCCGCTTTCGACGTTCCCAGCACCTCCATGCTCCCCACATTCACAACGCTAAACTCCCCAAGTTCGCCCATGGTCCCGGCCTTCTCTCCTGCCTTCTCCTCGACCTTTAGTGACCGAAGCGAGATGATGGTGTCCTCCTTCACTGCCCTAAATCCCTCCACTGTGCCTTCCTACCCGACCAGTCAGCCGAGGACTTCCATGAGTGCGCAGGTGGTCCCGACGGTCCACGGGGGCGGCATTCCCGACGAGGCTGCGCCGACATCCTCAGTTCAACAAAAGTCTTCGCGCAAACAAACGCCGTCAACAACGAAACCCCAGAAGAGGCACAAGAGGTTGTGGAGCACCGAGGAACAGGCGGCCGTCCGCCGGCAGTTCGGAGACTTGTGCAAATTGGCTAAAGTGCCGGGAAAAAAGGACTGCGATTCGTGCTTGGCGGCCGAGCCGGCTCTGAATAGCCGTACGTGGAGGGAAGTCAAGTATTTTGTCCACAACAACATTCAGTCCATGAAGAGACGAGGTCTAATGGCGGCTCCGCCAAAAGTAACTGAAGAACGCAAACAAGAACTAGAGACCACGGCGTCCAACGCGGAGTGCGACGGTCCAGTGTACCTGTCGCTGTAA